ACGATCGCAATCGCCTGCTCAAGGCCGCCGGCGAAGTGTCGCGCCCTGATGCCATCCTGCGTCGCCAGATGGTCAAGGCCACCAAGCGGAAGAAGCGCGTCGAGAGGACGATCCGGACGCAAGAGGCGGAGTCGCAGCTACAGGAAACCGGCATCCGCCGCCTGCGCCGTCAGACGGTGTTCACCACGCCGAACTATCTGCTGCCGGCCTCCGACGAGCAAACCACGGTCGAGTCCGATCCCGACTTCCGCGAAGCGCTCGAAGAGCAGCATTGCTACGTGTGCAAGCGCGACTTCACCGTGCTGCACCACTTTTACGATCAGCTCTGCCCCACGTGCGCCGAGTTCAACTACCGTAAGCGCGGTGAGTTGGCCGACCTCTCGGGGCGTACCGCCCTGCTCACGGGTGGCCGCGTGAAGATCGGCTATCAGGCCGGCATCAAGCTGCTCCGGTCGGGCGCGCATCTCATCGTGACCACGCGCTTCCCGCGTGACTCCGCCGCACGATACGCCGCCGAGCCCGATTTCGAGCAGTGGTCGCATCGGCTCGAGATCTTCGGGCTCGACTTGCGCCACACGCCCAGCGTCGAAGCGTTCTGTCATCACCTTATGGAAACGCACGATCGTCTCGACTTCATCGTGAATAATGCCTGTCAGACGGTGCGTCGTCCGCCCGACTTCTACAAGCACATGATGGAGGGCGAGACGGCCGCCCTCAGCAGCATGCCCGATCAGGTGCGCAAGCTGCTCGGCGCCTACGAAGGCGTGCGTGGGTATCACATGCTGCCGGGCTCCACCGACGCCGAAGACGGCGAGATGCTGACGCCGAAGAATCTGCCGCGCGCGTTGGCCGAGGTGGCGGGCATTACGCACGCCGCCGAGCTGTCGCAGGTGGCGCTGTTGCCGGAGGAGCATACCGATCGTGGCCACCTCTTCCCCGAGGGCAAGCTCGATCAGGACATGCAGCAGGTCGACCTGCGCGACCGCAATTCGTGGCGGTTGCTGATGCATGAAGTCCCGAGCGTGGAGTTGCTCGAGGTGCAGCTGGTGAACGCGATCGCGCCGTTCCTGCTCAACGCGCGGCTCAAGCCGCTCATGCTGCGCACGCCG
This region of Gemmatimonas groenlandica genomic DNA includes:
- a CDS encoding SDR family NAD(P)-dependent oxidoreductase translates to MSQSPDSVEASLSLSERVRAATELLEQFAVNRADLLHISDDDRNRLLKAAGEVSRPDAILRRQMVKATKRKKRVERTIRTQEAESQLQETGIRRLRRQTVFTTPNYLLPASDEQTTVESDPDFREALEEQHCYVCKRDFTVLHHFYDQLCPTCAEFNYRKRGELADLSGRTALLTGGRVKIGYQAGIKLLRSGAHLIVTTRFPRDSAARYAAEPDFEQWSHRLEIFGLDLRHTPSVEAFCHHLMETHDRLDFIVNNACQTVRRPPDFYKHMMEGETAALSSMPDQVRKLLGAYEGVRGYHMLPGSTDAEDGEMLTPKNLPRALAEVAGITHAAELSQVALLPEEHTDRGHLFPEGKLDQDMQQVDLRDRNSWRLLMHEVPSVELLEVQLVNAIAPFLLNARLKPLMLRTPDRDKHIVNVSAVEGQFYRKFKTTRHPHTNMAKAALNMMTRTSAADYESDGIHMNAVDTGWVTDEDPVHIAEKKVAEHRFHPPLDIVDGAARIVDPIIDGINTGEHVWGKFLKDYTPTDW